The following proteins come from a genomic window of Archocentrus centrarchus isolate MPI-CPG fArcCen1 chromosome 3, fArcCen1, whole genome shotgun sequence:
- the LOC115800347 gene encoding ubiquitin carboxyl-terminal hydrolase 37-like, giving the protein MCFDCFGFPNIGNSCYMNSCLQTFLSLQDFMSDISCQEDLWSSVPGAQLLRRFTDIKDCRESEDYSVKLGHLCTFKNTFAMYAPDYNDEEEKDAHEFLTLLLDQFQMMSPELQMTAALLGESYTCPVEGHFVFHMENVRTCKSCGAETSHQKFTSLSLDLVVEGSIMDMLEASLQEKVLEFKCGCGGTTSGLKSSHDLRSFPTVVH; this is encoded by the exons ATGTGTTTTGACTGCTTTGG GTTTCCAAACATCGGAAACAGCTGCTATATGAACTCCTGCCTTCAGACCTTCCTCAGCCTGCAGGATTTTATGAGCGATATCAGCTGTCAAGAGGATTTGTGGAGTTCAGTTCCCGGAGCTCAACTCTTAAG GCGATTTACTGACATCAAGGACTGCCGTGAGTCAGAAGATTACAGTGTGAAACTCGGCCACCTGTGCacctttaaaaatacatttgccaTGTATGCACCTGATTACAATGACGAAGAAGAGAAA GATGCTCACGAGTTCTTAACACTGCTGCTGGATCAGTTCCAAATGATGTCCCCTGAGCTGCAGATGACGGCAGCTCTCCTGGGCGAAAGTTACACCTGCCCAGTGGAAGGCCATTTTGTTTTCCACATGGAAAACGTGAGAACATGCAAGAG CTGTGGAGCCGAGACATCACACCAGAAGTTCACAAGTTTATCTCTAGACCTCGTTGTGGAAGGCTCCATTATGGACATGTTAGAGGCTTCCCTGCAG GAAAAAGTGTTGGAGTTTAAGTGTGGGTGCGGAGGGACGACATCCGGACTGAAGTCGTCACATGACCTGCGCAGTTTCCCAACTGTGGTTCACTGA